The nucleotide sequence GCGGCGCCGCCGCGCGACGCGCGATCGCCCTTACCTTGATTGATTCCAGGTCGACCCGCAGCCGCGACCGAACGCTAGCGCGAATGTTTTTTTCGATTTCTTCTTGACGCCTCCCGAAGCAGGGGTCATAAGTTCTTTCATCGTCGCGCTTCGTCGACGACGCCACGCCCCTTCCGAGGACACGACGGCCCCGCGCCACGGGGCGTCACGTGCACGACCATGAACACCACGCACCTCCACAACGCCAAAGCCGACCGGCAGCTCTTCGCGAGCGACGCCGCCCGTCTTGGGTGTGCGGCGTGCGGATCGGTAGACGCGCCCAAGCCAGGTCGCGCGTTGGATCTTGTCGCTCTCCGCCTGCCGGAGAACGATCCCTAGAGGTATCTCGAGTCGTCACGGACGAACTCATCGAGGCCGCCTAGGGAGCCTCCCCAGGCGGCCTTCTTCGCGTTCGCCGCCCTCCCTCTCGCACAGACAGAGGTCCCTTGCCCCGTTCCTCTCGCCCGGTTCCCTCTCCGCCTCTCCGCCTCCCGCCTCGCTCTCCTTCACCTCCTTCCGCCTCGCCTTCGATGAAGACGATCGTCTACGCGGCCCGCTCTCGCCGGGCGCTCACTCCTTCTAATTCTCGCGCTCATTCACGGTTTCAAACAGGATACTTTCCATGTTTCAAATCCCATTTTTTCAGCTCTTCACGCCGGTGTCCGCCTCCCTGCCCTCGCGAGGCCGGGGTCCCGCGCCATGTGACGGGCGCCCGGCGTGCGATCTCCCCTGACCTCCCCCTCCCTGTACGGCCACCGAGGCCGCCGGGGCCCCCTCCGGCGGCCTCTCGCGCGTCCGGAGCGCATCTCGCGCACCTCGCGCACGGGTCCGTGGCGTAACGGCAGCGCACTCGGCTCTTGACCGAGGAGGCGAGGGTTCGAATCCTCCAGACCCACACACGCACGCACGGCGTCCCCACCTGCTCCCAGGAGCGGGCGCACGGCGCTGCGCGCTCTCCGCACTCCGCGCCGCTCGGCGCGCTCGCTCCTTGAAGACCTCCTCCCATGAACCGCGACGCGAGCCCACGCTCGGTCGCGACCGACACCCACTCCACTGCCCAACTCCACTGCTCAACTCCACTGCTCACCTCCACTGCTCACCTCCACTGCTCAACTCCACTGCCCACCTCCACCGCCCAACTCCACTGCTCACCTCCACTGCCCAACTCCACTGCTCACCTCCACTGCTCACCTCCACTGCTCACCTCCACTGCCCAACTCCACTGCTCACTTCCACTGTTCAACTCCACCGCCCAACTCCACCGCCAGCCACCCCTCCAGCCCGACCGGGCGTCGCTCGGTCGGCCTCACGCCCTGTGATGCGACCGGCGTCGCAGTCCCGCGTCTACGGGGCGAGACGGTTCGACTCCCGTACGAGGCGCCCACGTGGCCCCCACCGCGCGGCTCTTCTTCCCGTTCTGCCAGGCTTCGGCCTCGCCTGTTCCGCGAGTATCGTCCAACGGCGAGACCTCGGCCTTCCACCCGGCTGCCATCCTGGCGATGCGGGTTCGAGCCCGCTTCCCGCTCTGTCGAGCCGGCTCTCCTGAAGAAGAGCGCGGATTGCAACTCCGCGCGCGAGGGTTTGATTCCCCCGGTTCTCTTCGCGCTCAGTCTCGTTCGCCCTACTTGCCCAACGGAAGGGCGCCGCCTTCAAAGCGAGGATCCGGGGTCGAATCCTGCGGGGCTCTCGCCTGCTCGCTCTCGTCTCGCTCGCCCCCGTCCCGCCGGATAGCGGATCCGAGCCTCCGAAGCTCGGCGGCTCGGTTCGACTCCGAGCGGGGGCTCCACGGCAGATGCCGTGAGGACTACACCCTAACCACAGTGTCTTCACACGACTCGCTGCCGTCTTCTGCTCTCTTCATGAGCGTCATTCGTCGAATGCCGCGGCGACTCCAAGGGATCCGGACGCCCACGGGTGCACACGCGCCTACCGGGACCGGAATGTCGCCGTAATCCTCGTCGACGAACCGACCGCTCCCTCCTTCTTCGCGGTGATAGTTCAGTAGTAGAACGCGAGGGCGCCACCCTCGGGACCCGGGTGCGATCCCCGGTCACCGCTCGAACGTGCCGAATGCGCCGAATGCACCGAATGCGCCGAATGCGCCGAATGCGCCGAATGCGCCGAATGCGCCGAATGCGACTGGGACTCCAGGTAAAGACCGCGAGGTCGATCGGGTTCAAACCCCGAGAGCGCGTGCGCGAGCCCGCGAATGTCTCCGTCTTCTTGTCGGCCACGTTTCGGCGCTCAGCGCCTTCTCTGGACATAGCTCAACCTGGCAGAGCACTCGGTTCGGGACCGAGGATGCGTCCGAATCGCGCTGCTCAGACCGCGCACCCAGGTGCGACCTCGCCGACGTAGCCCAACTGGAAGGAGGCAGCACGCCCAGACTGTGAACAGTGTCCGTTCGAATCGGACCGTCGGTACTCGCTTCCTCGCTCGCCAACCCCACACACACCCACACGCCCACACAACAGCACGGATCGTCGCGCGAACGACGCGCTGCCTGCCCGGAGACACCATGCCGAACCACCCGGAGCTCAGACCCACCGTGCCCACCACTCCAACGAAAGAGATAGCCCCATGTCGACGCGAACCCTCACGCCACCCCGTGGATGGCCCCTCACCGCGTGATCACCTGGCAGCGCGCCGTCGTGCTCCTCACGCTCGGCAAGGTCGAGGTGCTCGAAGAGTACGAAGAGCCGATCGTCGCGCCGTCGCTCACGCTGCGCACGCCGGCCGTCGTGCGCCTCACGCGAGGGAACGTGTCGACCAAGCGAAAGGTGCGATTCTCCCGGCTGAACGTCTTCACTCGAGACGGTTTTCGCTGCCAGTACTGCGGTGTCCGCAGGGCGATGGATGACCTCAACTACGACCACGTCGTGCCCCGCGTTCGCGGAGGCAAGACGGGGTGGGAGAACATCGTCACCTCCTGCTACGCCTGCAACCTTCGTAAGGGGAGCCGCACTCCCGACGAGGCCGGCCTGAAGCTTCTCCGGAGGCCCTTTCGGCCGACCTCTCTGCCGCACACGCCGTTCCTCCGCGCGGAGAAGGGTGTCCCTCCCTTGTGGAGAGACTACTGCCCTCACCTGGTGGACGATCAGGCGAGCGTCGCGTGAGCGCGGCTTCGCGCCGTCTTGGGGTTGCCTCGTCGCGCTCTCGCGCGGCGTGTGTCTGCACCGGGCCCAGACGTAAAACAGGGCCGCCTCAGCGCGTAGCTTAGTGGCCAAAGCGTCGGCTCGGGGAGCCGAAGACCGCAGGTTCGAATCCTGCCGCGCTGACGACGTGGGGCGTCGGCCCGCTCGCGAACGTAGCCCAAAACTGGAAGAGGTACTCGCTAGCAGCCTGTTGATTTACGGACCGAGGCCCGGCGTCGTCCGCGCCCGGCCCGCCAAGGCGCGATCCGAGGAGCCCTCGGAGCCTACTTTTGTGCCTTTGTAGGTGAGCAGGCACCGGAGGCGCGCAACGCAGCCCGTGCCGATCGAAGTGGCGACCTCCCGAAAGCTCGCTCGCAGTCCTTCATGCCATCTCGACGGCGGTGCAGTAGCGCGCAGCGCGGTCAGATCTCGACCACGGCGCCGCCGTCGTGGCGCCGCGGGCGAAGCTTCGCTCGTAGCTGGGGCCACGCCACGGCGAGCGTGTCGCGGAGCAGCTCGAGCCGCACGCCGAGGCCCACTCGCGTGCGCACGCCGAGCCGCGGCATCATCATGACGCGGTTCTGGGTATAGCGAAACAGCGCCGCCGGGTGCTCGCGGAAAGGGTAGTCCACTCCAAAGGCTTCCCCGATGACCATGCCTGACGTGAAGGCGTCCTCGTGGCTGCTGAATGTGGTGTAGTCCCCACAGAACCAGGTGCGGTCGTGCCCTTGGAGCTTGTGCATCTCCATGCGCGCCTTCAGGGCGACGTCGTCGGCGATGAGGTGGGAGAACTCGCGGCGCGCGAAGCACGGAGTCGGCTCCTTGGGGGGGCGCTCGGAGAAGACCGACACGAGCACGGGGCCGTCGTAGCCCTGGAGGCCGGCGGCGTCCTTCATGCTGTAGGTCATGACGCCGTCCAGGGCGGGGCCGGGCGTCGGGTTCTCCGAGCGGTACTGGAAGAAGAAGCCGGGGCCGAAGCGCGCCGAGAGCAGCGAGGGGTCGGCGTGCAGGTACGCGACCGCGGGCTGATAGGTGTACATTCCAAGGACCCGCCGCTCGTCGGCGCTCGCGCCTTCGCCGAGCAGGCGGAGCGCGACGTTCGCGGCCGTCGCCAGCACGACGTGGTCGTAGACCTCTTCGCCCCCGCGCTCGTCGCGCACTCGCACCTCGCGGCCCGAGCGCTTCACGCCCACCACCTTCGTGGACACGAGCCGCCGCGCGCGGAACGACCGCGTGAGCCGCGCGATGTACTCGCGCGTGCCACCCGTGATCGTGCGCCAGGTCGTGGGGCTGAAGAACGAGAGGGTCCCGAAGCGGAACATCATCGAGAGCGACCACGCCGGCGTGCGCAGCAGGCTGTCGCGCGTGACGAGGAAGAGCGACAGCAGCGGACAGAGCCCCTGCGTGAGGAAGCGCGGCGTGTAGCGTCCCGAGTGCGGGACGCCGGGGTAAGGGGCGTCGAGGAAGCGCGCGATCGGCAACATTTGCTCGTTCAGCGGCAACGCCGCGATCTCGAACATCATCTGCTCGAAGCGGCTCGCCTCGGCCTCCAGGTACTCGCCGAAGAAGCCCGCGCCGGGCACGGGCGAGTCGGTGCTCCAGGTGAGCTCCTTCGTCGGGTCTTCGGGGTCGGGAAAGGAGACGAGCAGCGTCGCGGCGGCCGCGCGGGTCTCGATACCGTATTTCTGAAACATGCAATAGAGGTTCGGGTAAGCCCACGGCAGCGTGATCATCACGCCCATGTCGACCTGCACATCGGTGTCGTCGAAGGTGTGCGCGTAGGCGTTCCCGCCGAGCTCTGCCTCGGCCTCGTAGATCGTCACCTCGTACTTTTCGGCCAAGCGCCACGCCGCCCCGAGCCCCGCCGCGCCGCCGCCCACCACGGCGACGCGCTCGCGCTTTCCTGAGAACATTGGCGCAGCCTAGCAGGGGCCGACTGCTACAGTCCCCCCGCGATGGCGACGCCACCACGGAAACCTCGCCGCGCGCCCGACCCTCGGCTGTTCCATGTCGACCTGCACAGCTACGGCGAGGTCTCGCGCTCACGCAGCGAGGTGTACCACCCGGCGACGGTGCACGAGCTCCGCGTGCTGCTCGCCGGGCTCTCCGCCTCCGGCGAGCGTCGCCTCACGTTCCGCGCGGGGGGCTGCTCGCTCGACGCGCAGTCGCTGAACGACGACGTCGTGCTCTTCCTCGATCGCCTGGACGACATCGTGGTCCACGACGACCCCGACGCGCCCACGGTCACCGTCGGCGCGGGGGCGCGCTGGGGCGACATCGCGCGCGCGCTCGAGTCGGTAGGCCTCGTGCCGTTCGTCGCCGTGAGCACCAGCCGCGCCACCGCCGGGGGCACCGCCTCGTCCGACTGCATCTCTCGCTTCAGCTCGAGCATCGGGAAGGAGTCGCGGTTCATTCGGGAGGTGCGCGTGCTCACCCTCGACGGCGCGCTGCACGACGTCTCTCGCGACTCGCCGAGCGCGGCCGACCGCGCGCTGTTCCACGCCGTCATCGGCGGCTTCGGCTATCTCGGCGTCATCGTGCGCCTCACGTACGCGGTGTGGCGCCCGCCGGCGCCCGGGTTCCCGCGTACGCCCCTCCGCGTCAGCACCCTCGTGAAGAAGTGCGGCGATCTTCGGTCGTTCGTGCACCCGCTGGCCGAGCACGCCCCCCGCCCGGCGGCGCGCGCCGGCCGCCTCGGCGCGAACACCACCCACGCGCTCCACGACATCGCGCGCGGGTTCTTCGAGCGCGCGGCCGCGGGCGCCGCGAGCGGCTCCCCCGCCGACCCCACGGCCTTCTACGGCGTCGTGTGCCCTGGCGGAGCGCCGCGCGGCCTCGTCTTCGAGTCGCGCTACGTGCGCTCCGAGGCGCTAAGGCCGATGCTCCAGCACGTGCCCGCGCATCCGCT is from Myxococcales bacterium and encodes:
- a CDS encoding HNH endonuclease gives rise to the protein MAPHRVITWQRAVVLLTLGKVEVLEEYEEPIVAPSLTLRTPAVVRLTRGNVSTKRKVRFSRLNVFTRDGFRCQYCGVRRAMDDLNYDHVVPRVRGGKTGWENIVTSCYACNLRKGSRTPDEAGLKLLRRPFRPTSLPHTPFLRAEKGVPPLWRDYCPHLVDDQASVA
- a CDS encoding FAD-dependent oxidoreductase; the protein is MFSGKRERVAVVGGGAAGLGAAWRLAEKYEVTIYEAEAELGGNAYAHTFDDTDVQVDMGVMITLPWAYPNLYCMFQKYGIETRAAAATLLVSFPDPEDPTKELTWSTDSPVPGAGFFGEYLEAEASRFEQMMFEIAALPLNEQMLPIARFLDAPYPGVPHSGRYTPRFLTQGLCPLLSLFLVTRDSLLRTPAWSLSMMFRFGTLSFFSPTTWRTITGGTREYIARLTRSFRARRLVSTKVVGVKRSGREVRVRDERGGEEVYDHVVLATAANVALRLLGEGASADERRVLGMYTYQPAVAYLHADPSLLSARFGPGFFFQYRSENPTPGPALDGVMTYSMKDAAGLQGYDGPVLVSVFSERPPKEPTPCFARREFSHLIADDVALKARMEMHKLQGHDRTWFCGDYTTFSSHEDAFTSGMVIGEAFGVDYPFREHPAALFRYTQNRVMMMPRLGVRTRVGLGVRLELLRDTLAVAWPQLRAKLRPRRHDGGAVVEI
- a CDS encoding FAD-binding oxidoreductase, whose translation is MATPPRKPRRAPDPRLFHVDLHSYGEVSRSRSEVYHPATVHELRVLLAGLSASGERRLTFRAGGCSLDAQSLNDDVVLFLDRLDDIVVHDDPDAPTVTVGAGARWGDIARALESVGLVPFVAVSTSRATAGGTASSDCISRFSSSIGKESRFIREVRVLTLDGALHDVSRDSPSAADRALFHAVIGGFGYLGVIVRLTYAVWRPPAPGFPRTPLRVSTLVKKCGDLRSFVHPLAEHAPRPAARAGRLGANTTHALHDIARGFFERAAAGAASGSPADPTAFYGVVCPGGAPRGLVFESRYVRSEALRPMLQHVPAHPLRFLAEWTARGRHTGALFWWATYEMFDEAPYLDDLLGYTFFMDGNVRTRTLERRLGMTTFTLQQTYVIPFSPEVLREFLSDAHELLDARELVPLLFDVLYIPGDDALLSASRGLDGFAVTLAFETRSRGDLPLREDALRELSHACLAVGGRVHLGKTVCATRGVLRDMYAGVLGELRALKDLYDPRRVLANRFLEERFPELVTPAPS